The Mercenaria mercenaria strain notata unplaced genomic scaffold, MADL_Memer_1 contig_4496, whole genome shotgun sequence DNA segment GTTGCCACATTGCAAATCAAAATAACTGGTGTTTTACCGTCACTGAACTTTGTTATTTGCTTGAGAATAATGCCCTCTTTATGAAGCATTTGCCTAAACGCGGCAAGGAACAATTCTGTTGCTTCTGAGGGATTTGGATCGAATATTTCTACTTCAGTAAGACTTCGGTGCCTTCCTGTAATGGTAAGGttataaacaaaatttatgacaaCGAACGTGTTTGCAATACCAATTAAATACTAAGGCTGGTATACTGGCATAAGTTGTAGGGTTGGTGAACTCCACTTCGACAATTAAGGGGTTCTATATTTACCTATTTACTTCAGACTGGAATACAAAATATAGTTAAACAAGTGATTAACAGGATATAGAACGAATATTTTTTGCCGCCCaagcataataataatattataacaaaCAAATTACTGTTTATTAAATGACCAggcccgtgttcacaaaacatatttcggtctcagctgagtttgagttagAAATCTTAATATCAATGTTTCTAAAAGTTCAAGGTTAAATACAgcatagccacttgaaaatagtaattaacttaaAATGTAGTATTAAAcctgctatttagatataaatgacaagtaaactttcattatcaaactcaactgagattgaaaatgttttctgaaCACGGGGCCAGGAAAGTATCTATAGTCAGACATGTTACGCAAACGAATATACGAGATAAATTGCTTTTTAAACCAGGTGGCATCATTTTTTCCAGGTTTCATTAAAAGAGTTTAGTCACAGATTAAAACATATCAGGTAAAATAATACTTAGTTAAAGTGTTTGTCTTTATTTAACACATACTGTTATCGCTGACTGGTCCTGACAAAGGTACTTGACTGGAAGTAGCTTGTTGGTCAGAAATAAAGTGTTTCAACCAATTCGAATGCTGTAACAATACGGTACTAATTAGGTTATATACTACGCTACGATGATTTGAAATGAAAGTAGTGATAAAGGTTGCGCAATAACATCACGAACAAGTTTGAATATCAACAAAATTTGCACTCTGCTATATGGTCATACAAATATACATGAATGTCTCATGAATTCTGTTATAAGGCAGGAAAGTTATAACAACacaaattacttttttattcacCCATACCAAAAGGGATACGCAGGATATACATAAGAAAACAAATGACCCTCGATTTTCCAAAGAATCGGAATCTGATGATAACATGTAAAGTAAGTTGATTTTATAATAGTGATGTTTAATCTATCCGATATGTTACATGTAAATAAAGTATGAATTTTCCAGTTACAGCAACATATATTGCTGTTTCAAATTACCATAGTGATAGCCattgccgccattttgtgtacATTCACACCAACAACTGGACTTTCATCTTCTTAATTTGTTTACAAGGAGCCCTCCATCATGAAATCGATAATTGGAATTTCTTGACAATTTGCGATAGAATGCTCTCTTAGAAAGTTTTTCGAAAATGAAAATTCGAATATTTTGGTGTTTATGAGCATAAAATGGCGGAAGTGTCTATTTTTTGTGGCAATTCGAATATAATCGTAACTAGAAATTGCATGCTTATGTGATACGTTTTGGTAGAGAGGTTCCACTGTACATAAATGCGAAAAACTAAGTAATTTTAAGTGctaagatttaattttaaaatttccgaAAAATTGGGACCCGTTTCTTACGTAAATCCTACATGTAAATATGTCTTTATGTTTGGTTTGTTACATTACCGTTTATCAGTTAAAATTCAATAATTATACATTATCTGTTAAGATTTTATAACTAAGATCCCGTAGGATACAACTTGATCTAATATGGTGGGGGTTTTGAATAAGGTTAGGTGGTATGGCACGATGTAAAGACAGCATATTAAGTAACCTTGTCAAGTCTtgccaaaatatatataaacaagttgCTTAGAACAAAGTTTTCGACATTTTAACGAAATGCCAAAAGAATAACCCTGACTATTTAATCGATCTAGTAAATCTTTCTTTCATTCTACAGATGACATTCTTTGGAGTCTTATCTGCAAGTGTAAAACAATAGTGAATTATACATACTTCATAGTAGTTTTTAAGTTTCTCCACAGTTTCACTGTTAATCAAAACCACGTCAGCACCATTTGTctgtaataaaaaatgtaataccGGTACAATTTTACTGCAAGAACTACAGTCTGTATAGACCACCCTTAGACTAAAAAGAATTGTTCTCTTGTTTACACAGGTAAAAATGATACTGCTTATAGTCAACGGAAAGAGAAAATAGCGGCCTTTTTCAGTAGGTTTAAAGGTTGTGGTTGTTATTCAAATGTGGTCTttatcacaggtttgactgtattcaaaatttataatgaaagGCAAAACTTTGAACGAACacatattttaatttcttttaaactgAAATTTGTACCCCAAAACTATGAAAAGCTAGGATAACCTTGATATGTTACTAAAACGTACTGCCTTGCAAAGACATTGCTGTAAGAAGCTTgattatgttttgaaaataagtaTTTGATTTTGAGATATTAAATAATCAACTAGATTTACCTTTTCGTAGAGAACATCGTACACCTTTCGTAGAATTTTAAATTCTGAAGTCCTGATGTCATACCAAGTTTCCTTCATAAGAAACAGACATAAAGTGTGTTATGCATTCACAACAGAAGACCTATTTCTGTACTTTAAGATGTTGCATTTTCTTTGTGCTTTTTCGAAAACGATACAAATCAAAATTGTAACAGTGCAATTTTTTATTCAAGTTATAAGGTTTAAAGATAAGTATCTCTAATGAGATAAAACATATCAGTAAGTATATGAGCTGTAACGTGTGTGCTTATGCGTTCGGACCTGAAGCCTGAAAAAAAAGCAGCTAGGCTTTCACAACTATTTTTCAAAGACAATTAAAAGTGTAGTACTACATATCGTGATTCATTTCAGTAAAATGCAATTTTCGAACAATTTTTTATATGCAATGCAAGTGtgtttagaataaaaaaaattatcttattaATTGTAAACATACTCACGTGATCTGATTTCGACGAAGAAGCTCCCATAATTACAAGTATCTTATTTTCCTGATTTAGGTCTAAAAAagatcttaaaatatttaaatatcgtCAAAAAGGAACGCAAATGAAGATCTAAAAGGAAACTCATCAAATTTAAGACTAGGTTAACAAAGTCCGAGCTTAACTCCAAATGTAAAGTATTTTCTTAAGATTCTGCTTGCATATGGCTGTGAAAATGTTTATTGCAGACGTAAATTGTGATCAGCTATCAAATGGCATGAACATGTAagctacaaaataaatattagtcGTAATATTATCAGACAGCACAAACGGAAAATATGTTTATTGCCGACATAAAttatcaaattgcaaaaaaatataagCTACCAGATAAATATTAATCGTAATATTATCGGACAGCACGAACGGAAAACCACACTTCTGGATCGGAACTTCACATATAATCTCTTTACGTAACATCCGTAAACACATTGTGTAATTTACAAAAGACAACAAAACGTTCATAAACTATTCCATGTATTATCGATATTAAATTTAATCCGTTTTACATGAagaacaaaatgaacaaaaacaacacagaATACTGACGTGCTAGTAACTATTACAGAGGAATGGGGAATGTTAGAACAAGCTTCCCTTTCCAATACTCTCTTCAATGGTTTAAAATATAACATACTTAAGCACTGATCACGTGGCTAGAATCGATCACGTAGCTCGAATATTGTCGGATGTACCGTCATTTCATTCATTGTGTCAGATATGGGAGGTGGTGAATCGAAACCAGGTTGGTAAATAAGAATATTATTAAACTGTGTTTTAATATTAGATTTTCTTCGTACTATAAACAAACTTCAGATCTAATATGCCTTACATTGTCAAATGAATCATAAAGAACCACATATAAATAATGCGTCTTATTAAATGAAAAAGagataattatatttaaacagaTGTTCGCAAATCTAAAGTCCGTTAAATAATTGCAGCATAATTTACATATCACATATTTACCAAGATAACGAATGAAACAAAAAGATCTTATTGTATATTATTCAAACTGTACACGCTGTATTTTTGACGTGTTGTAATTATTACCTGCACTTTATAATTGTAAAACTCACTTATAATACAAAGTCAGTCATTGCCAGTGCAGCGTGATCATTTCACGAAACGTCCAGAGCATTATTTCCTAACCTgagttattatttaaaaataatttatcatttctatgcCGTCGAACATTTATGAacggggatggggggggggggggggtgcatatagCGTTGCCACCGTCCGAACGTCCatacgtcccgaaatcttgtgtgtccaactcctcctacactattagcctgattcgCTTCAATTTTTGCACAGATGAACAACCTTGATATGTATATGATCATTAAGGAagtatctttttatctttttctggGACTATTTTTATCGCATTTATAGTCCTTTGATTATTTTTGCTATAAGGAATAttgagaaaaatcttgtgtgtccaactccccACACACTATTTGCCTGATATGCTTCAAACTATCGCAGATGAACAAACGTGATGTGTGGATGACCATAAAGggtggatttttttttatctgtgaaCATTTTACTGCAGTAATTGCCGTTTGATTGTTTTTGCTATAAGAGggtggcacagtatgtggggacATCCTTgccctatggacacaattctagttgtGATTGTTCCTTCTTCCCCTTAAGAGTTTCGAAGCACGATATTGAAATATGTTACTTGAATATATTGTAcaaataaattttgtaataaactaaatgtaaaattaataaaaaaaatgttaaacaaataaatgaactTTGAATAACGGTCGAGaatgcagttttttttgttttttgtttctttaaatatatatatgtatatatatctttattttcccCCAATGTTGAAGAATTAAACTTTGTACACAGAAAATATCTACATggtataaaatttaatatacatgtatcaattaaataagaaataatatttaatgaaagaaaaaaaataaaaaagcggAAATCCAACACAGACTGGCTCtcatttattttctgtatcaGCTTAATCAATTGACATCAAAAGTATTAACTTCAGTCTTTATTTCGCATTGAACTTAATACTAACAGGTAGTAATACCATACAAAATTCTGAAATACCATTACTAATATATATTATGTTGAAATAGATAAAATTTTCAATTCAATGGATTTGCAAATATGGGTTaaaatcagaattaaaaaaaaatgtataaaggaAATATTCAGTCTTTTGATTTGAGTCGTTAGCTTCATCACAATTCATGTTTGATTCTCAACAATATGATAATGTATAACACAATCTACTGGAAATACTGATAGAAAATAAGTACAATGATATATAGTGGagacttttcatatttttgttttgtaaacagaGGTAGTA contains these protein-coding regions:
- the LOC128553921 gene encoding uncharacterized protein LOC128553921; this translates as MGASSSKSDHETWYDIRTSEFKILRKVYDVLYEKTNGADVVLINSETVEKLKNYYEHSNWLKHFISDQQATSSQVPLSGPVSDNRRHRSLTEVEIFDPNPSEATELFLAAFRQMLHKEGIILKQITKFSDGKTPVILICNVATRLEANIDTALSSVRRTAYSRIVLIVLHVKPRHALQEGSKEQQSLQEGKYHGLRGVVDIAFTKENGFYECPMNDVAVKKIRRLFAEAL